From a single Nostoc edaphicum CCNP1411 genomic region:
- a CDS encoding sugar porter family MFS transporter produces MSSTTVRRKSSTFYVILIAGAAALGGFLFGFDTAVINGAVGAIAKDFNANSVQIGLAVSLALLGSAIGAIYAGKIADRYGRVKAMVASSVLFTISAIGSGLPFGIWDFTFWRVLGGIAVGAASVIAPAYIAECSPTHLRGRLGSLQQLAIVVGIFIALICDYFIAVSAGSAESPFLFGIAAWRWMFWTEIPPAVLYGMSALMIPESPRYLVAQGREPEAANVLTKILGGDVLPKIEEIRQTVLRERQPKFSDLLSRSGGLLPIVWIGIGLSVLQQFVGINVIFYYSSVLWRAVGFSEKDSLSITVITGAVNIITTLIAIAFVDKFGRKPLLILGSIGMTLTLGTMASIFGTAPLDAAGNPNLTGSAGTVALIAANLYVFCFGFSWGPVVWVLLGEMFNNKIRGAALSVAAAMQWVANFIISTTFPPILQYFGLGSAYGLYTIAAATSFFFILFFIKETNGIELEDM; encoded by the coding sequence ATGTCATCTACTACTGTTCGTCGTAAATCCAGCACATTCTATGTAATTTTAATTGCTGGTGCTGCTGCCCTCGGCGGTTTTCTGTTCGGTTTTGATACTGCTGTAATTAACGGTGCAGTTGGAGCCATTGCCAAAGACTTTAACGCCAACAGCGTACAGATTGGTCTTGCCGTATCGCTGGCATTGTTGGGTTCTGCGATCGGAGCCATTTATGCAGGCAAGATTGCAGACCGTTATGGTCGAGTCAAGGCAATGGTAGCATCTTCGGTATTGTTTACCATCAGTGCCATTGGTTCCGGGCTTCCCTTTGGAATTTGGGATTTTACCTTTTGGCGGGTATTGGGTGGGATTGCAGTCGGTGCTGCTAGCGTTATTGCCCCAGCATACATTGCAGAATGTTCTCCCACTCATTTACGCGGAAGACTAGGATCTCTGCAACAATTAGCGATCGTAGTTGGGATTTTCATTGCACTGATATGCGACTACTTTATTGCTGTGTCCGCAGGTTCAGCCGAATCGCCGTTTTTGTTTGGCATAGCTGCTTGGCGCTGGATGTTTTGGACAGAAATACCTCCAGCCGTGCTTTACGGAATGTCTGCTTTAATGATTCCTGAATCTCCTCGATACTTGGTTGCTCAAGGACGAGAACCAGAAGCCGCTAACGTTCTCACCAAGATTTTGGGGGGTGACGTGCTACCAAAAATCGAAGAAATTCGGCAGACAGTGCTTCGTGAACGCCAGCCTAAGTTTTCTGACCTCTTAAGCAGAAGTGGTGGACTCCTCCCAATTGTTTGGATAGGAATAGGCTTATCTGTATTACAGCAATTCGTTGGGATTAATGTAATCTTCTACTACAGCAGCGTTTTGTGGCGGGCAGTCGGGTTCTCAGAAAAAGATTCCCTATCAATTACGGTGATTACAGGAGCCGTCAACATTATTACAACATTGATTGCGATCGCCTTTGTAGATAAATTTGGTCGCAAGCCCTTACTCATACTAGGGTCGATTGGCATGACCTTGACCTTGGGGACGATGGCTTCTATTTTTGGTACTGCTCCCCTCGATGCTGCTGGAAACCCCAATCTCACCGGAAGCGCAGGTACCGTGGCTCTCATCGCAGCCAACCTCTATGTATTTTGCTTCGGTTTCTCCTGGGGGCCAGTAGTTTGGGTGCTATTGGGAGAAATGTTTAATAACAAAATTCGAGGCGCTGCACTTTCAGTTGCTGCTGCCATGCAATGGGTTGCGAATTTCATCATTTCCACAACATTTCCTCCCATACTGCAATATTTTGGTCTAGGTTCTGCCTATGGACTTTATACAATTGCGGCAGCAACCTCATTCTTTTTCATTCTCTTTTTTATTAAAGAAACCAACGGAATTGAGTTAGAAGATATGTAA
- a CDS encoding DMT family transporter produces MTRPRRPHRLIHRIPGQTYLWLAMLIFGASSAVTRKLTEIGAQHFIGNRNPISLCNVLFVGNLCALILLILIYGRQWNKATLKQLSRKDWVSLTVVAILSGALAPGLIFQALALTGVNNVILVGRLEPPLSLALSVWLLKERVNIWEFIGAIAAFIGVILTIILQPPGETMMNMGGFGLGIGELLAAVGSVVIAVSTIIGKKHLSQIPLGIYSIFRTALGTVIFFLIALVLYGRDHFADVLSPFLWQWMFLYGGLIVVVGQSFWIKGLKTSNVSTASLIGSFGPIVGILAAYLILGEAPNLPQYIGGSLILVGIFLSQVGTWLQTSKRVASDKVNSTTTQQQVESSMGFKGT; encoded by the coding sequence GTGACCAGACCCAGAAGACCACATCGCCTAATCCATAGAATTCCCGGACAAACATATCTTTGGCTAGCAATGCTAATTTTTGGAGCATCTAGTGCCGTTACCCGGAAGCTAACAGAAATTGGTGCTCAACATTTCATCGGCAATCGCAATCCAATTTCTTTGTGTAATGTTTTATTCGTGGGAAACCTTTGCGCCTTGATACTTTTGATCCTAATCTATGGGCGACAGTGGAACAAGGCTACTTTGAAGCAACTTTCAAGGAAGGATTGGGTCAGTCTGACAGTAGTAGCTATTTTATCGGGAGCATTGGCCCCTGGCTTAATTTTCCAAGCACTGGCACTCACAGGGGTGAACAATGTCATCTTGGTAGGACGCTTGGAACCGCCTCTAAGTCTGGCTTTATCAGTGTGGTTATTGAAGGAACGGGTAAATATTTGGGAATTTATCGGAGCGATCGCAGCCTTTATTGGCGTTATCCTAACTATTATCCTTCAGCCTCCAGGAGAAACCATGATGAACATGGGAGGTTTCGGTTTAGGCATAGGGGAACTTTTGGCAGCAGTGGGATCTGTGGTTATAGCTGTTTCTACGATTATTGGCAAAAAACACCTTTCACAGATTCCTCTGGGAATCTATAGCATCTTTCGGACTGCACTAGGAACCGTAATCTTTTTCCTCATTGCTTTAGTCCTCTATGGCAGAGATCATTTCGCTGATGTCTTATCACCATTCTTATGGCAGTGGATGTTTCTCTATGGTGGGTTGATTGTAGTGGTAGGCCAATCTTTTTGGATTAAAGGCTTGAAAACTTCTAATGTATCTACGGCTTCCTTAATTGGTTCATTTGGCCCAATTGTAGGCATCTTAGCAGCATATTTAATTTTGGGTGAAGCCCCTAACCTACCTCAATATATTGGCGGTAGCTTGATTTTAGTAGGCATATTCTTGAGCCAAGTTGGTACATGGCTTCAGACTTCTAAGAGAGTTGCATCTGATAAGGTGAATTCTACTACAACACAGCAACAAGTAGAAAGTAGTATGGGATTCAAGGGAACTTAA
- a CDS encoding ABC transporter permease subunit gives MSQTVRPPINKSANNSAARNRKSISTLLEVAGILPILVIICILFAFLSPNFLTGGNIINILRQSSINIVLATGMTFVILTGGIDLSVGSILAVSAVVALLVSLLPALSWAAVPAALLAGLFLGLLNGALITFLDVPPFIVTLGSLTALRGVGFLIAKGTTLINRDINFAWVGNSYVGPLPWLVIIALLTVIASWFVLRQTVLGVQIYAVGGNERAARLTGIKVNRVLLFVYGISGLLAGLGGIMSASRLYSASGVLGQGYELDAIAAVILGGTSFTGGIGTIGGTLLGALIIAILNNGLTLLNLSYFWQLVVKGLVIILAVMIDRLRRRSRR, from the coding sequence ATGAGTCAAACAGTCAGACCACCTATCAATAAATCAGCCAATAATTCCGCAGCTCGCAACCGGAAATCAATCAGCACTCTGTTAGAAGTTGCGGGTATTCTGCCAATCCTAGTAATTATCTGCATCTTATTTGCATTCCTTTCTCCCAACTTCCTCACCGGCGGTAACATCATTAATATCTTGCGTCAGTCATCAATTAATATTGTGCTGGCGACAGGAATGACCTTTGTAATTCTCACCGGCGGTATTGACCTTTCAGTTGGGTCAATCTTAGCTGTTTCTGCCGTAGTTGCCCTCCTAGTATCGTTACTGCCGGCTTTAAGTTGGGCAGCCGTACCTGCTGCGTTGCTTGCAGGATTGTTTTTGGGCTTACTCAACGGCGCTCTCATCACCTTTTTAGATGTGCCACCTTTTATTGTCACCTTGGGTTCACTTACAGCCTTGCGGGGTGTGGGCTTCTTGATTGCCAAGGGGACAACATTAATTAACCGGGACATAAATTTTGCTTGGGTGGGTAATAGTTATGTCGGCCCCCTGCCGTGGCTAGTGATAATTGCGCTACTGACTGTGATAGCTAGCTGGTTTGTGTTGCGGCAAACTGTTTTAGGAGTGCAGATATATGCCGTTGGTGGTAACGAGCGGGCAGCCAGATTAACTGGAATTAAAGTTAATCGGGTATTGCTATTCGTCTATGGTATTAGCGGATTACTGGCAGGCTTAGGAGGAATCATGAGCGCCAGCCGTCTTTATAGTGCCAGTGGTGTATTGGGTCAGGGTTATGAATTAGATGCGATCGCAGCTGTTATTCTAGGTGGAACCAGCTTTACAGGTGGTATTGGTACCATTGGCGGCACACTTTTAGGTGCATTAATTATTGCGATTCTCAACAACGGTTTAACCTTGTTGAACCTCTCTTACTTCTGGCAACTAGTCGTCAAAGGACTAGTAATTATTTTGGCAGTAATGATTGATCGGTTACGCAGACGTTCTAGACGTTGA
- a CDS encoding four helix bundle protein yields MINYNANISIQERTENFDIRVIKAYSELNKRPFDDAGKILSKQFLRSRTSIGANCSEAKYAQSNKHFINKYSIALKEAS; encoded by the coding sequence ATGATTAATTATAACGCCAATATCAGTATTCAAGAAAGAACAGAAAATTTTGACATAAGAGTTATCAAAGCTTATTCTGAGCTAAATAAAAGACCTTTTGACGACGCTGGTAAAATCTTGTCTAAACAATTTTTAAGAAGCCGGACATCAATAGGCGCAAACTGTTCAGAAGCTAAATATGCACAATCAAATAAACACTTTATCAATAAGTATTCTATAGCTTTAAAGGAAGCCAGTTAA
- the hisC gene encoding histidinol-phosphate transaminase, whose amino-acid sequence MTNYFRSNVDAMASYVPGEQPQRGTQIIKLNSNENPYPPSPAALAVLRNIDGEWLRRYPEPFGGEFRQAASNVLGVPSDWIIVGNGSDELLSVIIRACAEPGKKVVYPMPTYVLYRTLTEMQAAEILEIPYSEDYSLPLEELVAANGAVTFIASPNSPSGHVVTTDDLRKLASQLSGVLVIDEAYIDFTEDNNALALVKEYENVIVIRTLSKGYSLAGLRLGFGVANPKLLQGLFKVKDSYNIDAIACAIGTAAITDQAYKNACIAKIKESRIKLAKDLKQLGFHIWDSQTNFLLAQPKEGNAEYLYQKLKERGILIRYFKQPGLDDKLRITVGTDEQNQALVEALICLLEIGEWEQPEKVGL is encoded by the coding sequence ATGACCAATTACTTTCGCTCTAATGTTGACGCAATGGCTAGCTATGTTCCTGGTGAGCAGCCTCAACGCGGCACACAGATCATAAAACTTAACAGCAACGAGAACCCCTATCCTCCTTCCCCAGCGGCATTAGCTGTTTTACGAAATATCGATGGTGAGTGGTTACGGCGCTATCCAGAACCTTTCGGTGGGGAGTTTCGACAAGCTGCAAGTAACGTTTTAGGAGTTCCTAGTGATTGGATCATTGTCGGAAATGGCAGTGACGAATTGTTGAGTGTAATCATTCGAGCCTGTGCAGAACCTGGGAAGAAAGTTGTTTACCCGATGCCAACTTACGTCCTATATCGCACTTTAACAGAAATGCAAGCAGCAGAAATTCTTGAGATTCCCTACAGCGAAGACTACAGCTTACCTTTGGAAGAACTAGTTGCTGCCAATGGGGCTGTGACATTTATTGCATCACCCAATAGTCCATCGGGGCACGTAGTCACAACAGATGACTTGCGAAAATTAGCCAGCCAGTTATCTGGAGTTTTAGTGATAGATGAAGCATATATAGATTTTACCGAAGACAATAATGCATTGGCTTTGGTGAAGGAATACGAAAACGTCATCGTGATTCGGACACTATCTAAGGGGTACTCGTTAGCAGGATTGCGATTGGGGTTTGGAGTGGCAAATCCCAAACTATTGCAGGGATTGTTTAAGGTGAAGGATAGCTATAACATTGATGCGATCGCTTGTGCAATTGGCACGGCTGCTATTACCGACCAAGCTTATAAAAATGCTTGTATAGCAAAGATTAAGGAATCACGGATTAAGTTGGCAAAAGACCTGAAACAATTAGGTTTTCATATTTGGGATTCCCAAACTAACTTTTTGCTGGCACAGCCAAAAGAGGGAAACGCAGAATATCTTTATCAAAAACTGAAGGAACGGGGAATTTTAATCCGCTACTTCAAGCAACCTGGACTAGACGATAAATTACGCATCACTGTTGGTACTGATGAGCAAAATCAGGCTTTAGTAGAGGCACTAATTTGTTTGTTAGAGATTGGGGAATGGGAGCAACCGGAAAAAGTGGGATTATGA
- a CDS encoding DUF3131 domain-containing protein, with protein sequence MSSDFQPPPKSLSILASIGGVLTVAIAIAILTVWSKQLPKTSVDQTGSQQLVQPDKIQSPISTQEAEIIASLDAKSVVLPGQPIPKNQLTIAIIPYVAPGVGKLTPGETTTARQAWSYFQRNWNDETGLVNSVDGFASVSMWDQTAAIAALVSARELNIVPAAEFEAKMTKMLKTLASMPLYKGELPNKVYNAKTLVPVNYGQLEKREEIGWSAIDLGRMAIWLKIVGAKYPEMRSQTEEVWKHWQVKRLTKRGQMYGTAVIKGKEQYNQEGRLGYENYAAYGLKLWGLDVDKALDYQSNAAFVDLYGQGIPYDQRDYKNSGANNYVLSEPYILDGIETGFQALPKAYADRILAAQAARYEATKQLTAVTEDNLDRPPYFVYSSLFVNGKPWATITDTREQHNNLRFLSAKAAIGWHVLYNTDYTRQLFDFVQGNLQSKEGWYNGFYESLRQPNKTLTANNNGVILESLLYKKVGQPLTVWAGVKSHKSTEKAIRKP encoded by the coding sequence ATGAGTTCTGATTTTCAACCGCCACCTAAGAGCTTGTCCATACTAGCTTCTATAGGAGGAGTGCTTACCGTTGCGATCGCGATCGCAATTTTAACTGTTTGGTCTAAGCAACTTCCTAAAACTTCTGTAGACCAAACTGGCTCACAGCAGTTGGTACAACCAGATAAAATCCAAAGCCCGATCTCTACTCAAGAAGCTGAAATAATTGCCAGCCTTGATGCTAAATCTGTAGTGTTGCCAGGTCAACCCATTCCTAAAAATCAACTAACGATAGCCATAATTCCTTATGTTGCTCCTGGAGTTGGAAAGCTGACTCCAGGGGAAACGACAACTGCTCGTCAGGCTTGGTCATACTTCCAGCGTAACTGGAACGATGAAACTGGCTTGGTAAATTCCGTTGATGGCTTTGCCTCTGTCAGTATGTGGGATCAGACAGCAGCGATCGCAGCCTTGGTCAGTGCTAGAGAACTCAATATCGTGCCTGCGGCTGAATTTGAAGCAAAAATGACCAAAATGTTGAAAACTCTGGCATCAATGCCTCTATACAAAGGAGAACTACCCAATAAGGTTTACAACGCTAAAACTCTCGTCCCTGTTAACTATGGTCAACTAGAAAAACGGGAAGAAATTGGTTGGTCAGCCATCGATTTGGGCAGGATGGCAATTTGGTTGAAGATTGTCGGGGCCAAGTATCCAGAAATGCGATCGCAAACAGAAGAAGTTTGGAAACATTGGCAAGTCAAGCGTCTGACCAAAAGAGGGCAAATGTATGGTACTGCCGTTATCAAAGGTAAAGAACAGTACAACCAAGAAGGTCGCTTGGGTTATGAGAATTATGCTGCTTATGGTCTGAAGCTTTGGGGCTTGGATGTTGATAAAGCCTTAGATTATCAGTCCAATGCTGCCTTTGTTGATCTTTACGGACAGGGAATTCCTTACGATCAACGTGACTATAAAAACTCTGGAGCCAATAACTATGTTCTTAGCGAACCTTATATCTTAGATGGTATTGAAACTGGATTTCAAGCTTTGCCTAAAGCTTATGCGGATCGGATTTTAGCTGCTCAAGCAGCACGTTATGAAGCCACAAAACAATTAACCGCCGTCACCGAAGATAACTTAGATCGCCCGCCATACTTCGTTTACAGCAGCCTATTTGTCAACGGAAAACCTTGGGCAACTATTACAGATACTAGAGAACAACATAACAATTTGCGATTCCTCAGTGCCAAAGCTGCGATCGGGTGGCATGTACTTTATAACACTGATTATACTCGCCAGCTATTTGATTTCGTTCAAGGCAACCTTCAGTCTAAAGAAGGTTGGTACAACGGTTTTTATGAGTCTCTGCGTCAGCCAAATAAAACTCTTACCGCCAATAATAACGGTGTTATTTTGGAGAGTCTACTGTATAAGAAAGTTGGGCAACCACTTACCGTTTGGGCAGGAGTCAAGAGTCATAAGTCAACAGAGAAGGCTATCAGAAAACCGTAA
- a CDS encoding HAD family hydrolase, whose protein sequence is MPSSAVLFDLDGTLTDPKPGITGCIQYALSELGYKPPNADELHWCIGPPLKDSFSQLLNTLNGTLIEQAILLYRHRFATIGLFENSLYPQIPEILKAIRFAGYKTFVATSKPYIYATQIIEYFDLALLFDSIYGSELDGTRSIKGDLIHHILVTENLSSSSVVMVGDRSHDIIGAKRHDIASIGVTYGYGTEEELKAHGADFIAHSPSDILRLLGDRG, encoded by the coding sequence ATGCCTTCTTCCGCTGTTCTTTTTGATCTTGACGGGACTTTGACAGATCCTAAGCCTGGAATCACTGGTTGCATTCAGTATGCGCTCTCTGAACTCGGTTACAAACCACCGAATGCTGATGAATTGCATTGGTGTATTGGGCCTCCATTGAAAGACAGCTTTTCGCAATTACTCAACACCTTAAATGGCACTTTAATTGAACAGGCTATTTTGCTGTATCGTCATCGCTTTGCCACCATTGGATTGTTTGAAAACTCCCTTTATCCCCAGATTCCAGAAATTCTAAAAGCCATTCGTTTTGCTGGTTATAAAACTTTTGTTGCGACTTCCAAACCATATATTTATGCTACGCAGATTATTGAATATTTTGACTTAGCATTGCTTTTTGATAGCATTTATGGTAGTGAACTTGACGGAACCCGGAGCATAAAAGGCGACTTGATTCATCACATCTTAGTGACGGAAAATCTTTCATCTTCTAGTGTGGTGATGGTAGGCGATCGCTCACATGACATCATTGGAGCCAAGCGCCATGACATCGCTTCCATTGGCGTAACCTATGGTTATGGAACTGAAGAGGAATTAAAAGCTCATGGTGCTGATTTCATTGCCCATTCTCCAAGTGATATTCTCAGACTTTTAGGGGATAGGGGATAG
- a CDS encoding four helix bundle protein — protein sequence MNKEAIKDHKDLGIYKIAFEAAMKIFELSKKFPVEERYSLTDQIRRSDARRLATASLSRSVCANLAEAWRKRRYEAAFVAKLNDCEAEAAETQTWIEFAVKCNYMNVEVGREVYANYNQVLSGLVNMINNPSPWLRNH from the coding sequence ATGAATAAAGAAGCAATTAAAGATCATAAAGATTTGGGGATTTATAAAATTGCCTTTGAAGCAGCAATGAAAATTTTTGAGCTATCAAAGAAGTTCCCTGTGGAGGAGAGATATTCGTTAACTGATCAAATTCGTAGATCCGACGCTCGAAGACTCGCTACCGCTTCGCTATCACGCTCTGTTTGTGCTAATTTAGCTGAAGCATGGAGAAAACGACGTTATGAAGCAGCTTTTGTCGCTAAATTAAATGATTGTGAGGCTGAAGCCGCTGAAACTCAAACTTGGATTGAATTTGCTGTCAAATGCAACTACATGAATGTAGAAGTAGGACGAGAAGTTTATGCAAATTACAACCAAGTTTTATCCGGTTTGGTGAATATGATTAATAATCCATCCCCTTGGTTGAGAAATCATTAA
- a CDS encoding Gfo/Idh/MocA family oxidoreductase gives METINTALCSSGLSGIVFHAPFIDLHPGFKLAGSWERSKKLIQEHYPDVKSYPSLEALLADDQVILVVVNTPTYTHYDYTKQALLADKHVVVEKAFTTTVAEAEHLKELAQKQGKKLSVYHNRRWDSDFKTVKKIVKEGLLGDIVEAEFQLQKYKPTLSHKQHVEVPSPGAGTLNNLGPHLIDQALHLFGMPNAIFADIRITRLRSQVDDYFELILYYDKLRVKLKASFLVREPAPGYIIHGTKGSFLKSRADKQEEYLVAGMKPNTLDWYTEPESEYGLLHTEKDTKVIREKVKSSQGSYLGYYDAVYKSIVNNQPIAVTAEDGINVMRIIEAAIKSSNEQKVIALL, from the coding sequence ATGGAAACTATCAATACGGCTCTTTGTTCTTCTGGTTTATCTGGCATAGTATTTCATGCGCCGTTTATTGATTTGCATCCCGGATTTAAATTAGCCGGTTCTTGGGAAAGAAGCAAAAAGCTAATACAGGAACATTATCCTGATGTCAAAAGCTATCCTTCTTTAGAAGCATTGTTAGCAGATGATCAAGTAATCTTGGTAGTAGTAAATACACCTACTTATACCCATTACGATTATACTAAACAGGCATTGCTTGCAGACAAACATGTAGTGGTAGAAAAAGCATTCACCACAACAGTAGCAGAAGCCGAACACCTGAAAGAATTGGCACAAAAACAGGGAAAAAAATTATCTGTATATCACAACCGGAGGTGGGATAGTGATTTTAAAACAGTAAAAAAAATTGTCAAAGAAGGCTTGCTAGGTGATATTGTTGAAGCAGAATTTCAGCTTCAAAAATATAAACCAACCCTCAGCCATAAACAACACGTAGAAGTTCCAAGTCCGGGGGCAGGAACATTAAACAACTTAGGGCCGCACTTAATAGACCAAGCTTTGCATTTATTTGGAATGCCTAATGCTATTTTTGCAGACATCCGCATAACTAGGCTGCGATCGCAGGTAGATGATTATTTTGAGTTGATACTATACTATGACAAGCTGCGCGTCAAATTAAAAGCAAGTTTTCTTGTGCGTGAGCCTGCACCTGGTTATATCATACATGGCACTAAAGGCTCTTTTCTCAAAAGCAGAGCCGATAAACAAGAAGAGTATTTAGTAGCGGGTATGAAGCCTAATACACTTGATTGGTATACAGAGCCGGAAAGTGAATATGGTTTGCTTCATACAGAAAAAGACACAAAAGTAATTCGGGAAAAAGTTAAAAGCTCACAGGGCAGTTATTTAGGTTATTACGATGCGGTGTATAAATCCATTGTTAATAATCAGCCAATTGCTGTTACTGCCGAAGATGGAATTAATGTAATGCGAATTATAGAAGCGGCTATTAAAAGCAGCAATGAGCAGAAAGTCATAGCGTTGCTTTAA
- a CDS encoding iron uptake porin yields the protein MIKTLFYSFFLLFLAIPAVWAAPPEDDSNINLQGQVTSVSQFSDVQPTDWAFGALQSLVERYGCIAGYPNSTYRGNRALSRYEFAAGLNACLDRINELIATATSDLVNKQDLAVLQKLQSDFAAELATLRGRVDTLEARTATLEAQQFSTTTRLNAQIITAISDTFGNRVGGEDDESNLYFANRGRLNLESSFTGKDLLRVRLEFGNFASSNGASQIAAATGTGMTRLNFDNDNNNTLIIPHIRYYFPVSDSLSFVVGPTGIGYNDITDNVTPATIADDGNGIPSLFGKNSPLFERGGGGAAANLNISQNLVLTLGYLANNPNVPSAQNGLFDGGYNALAHLVYYGKQGSIGVAYSHGYTPAGSVDITAGRGSALSGAPFGNTIATSNSIVGAQGYYRFSPNFQIHSWGGYIWSTAKNSGLSDISNGRGGTDSLFVNNGDNANAWFGAIGMSFPDVGGKGNLPGILFGIPPRVSNSDVRQDRDNAYHIEAFYRYRLNDNISVTPGFWVILNPENDSRNDTQYVGVLRTTFDF from the coding sequence ATGATCAAAACTCTTTTTTATAGCTTTTTTCTTCTATTTTTGGCAATTCCAGCAGTTTGGGCAGCACCTCCAGAAGATGATTCTAATATAAATTTGCAAGGACAAGTTACTTCTGTTTCCCAGTTTTCTGATGTACAACCAACCGATTGGGCATTTGGCGCATTGCAATCACTGGTGGAACGCTACGGCTGTATTGCAGGTTATCCCAATTCTACCTATCGCGGTAATCGTGCCTTAAGCCGTTATGAGTTTGCCGCAGGTTTAAATGCTTGTTTGGATCGGATTAATGAGTTAATTGCCACAGCTACTAGCGATTTAGTTAATAAGCAAGATTTGGCAGTGCTACAAAAGTTACAGTCAGACTTTGCGGCAGAATTGGCAACTCTGCGTGGGCGAGTGGATACCCTAGAAGCACGGACAGCAACACTGGAGGCGCAGCAGTTTTCCACTACTACTAGGTTGAATGCTCAAATTATTACTGCCATTAGTGATACTTTTGGTAATAGGGTAGGTGGCGAAGATGATGAATCCAATCTCTACTTTGCAAACCGGGGTCGTCTCAACTTAGAAAGTAGCTTCACCGGCAAAGATTTATTGCGAGTCCGGCTGGAGTTTGGCAACTTTGCAAGTTCCAACGGTGCAAGCCAAATTGCCGCAGCCACAGGCACGGGAATGACACGCCTGAATTTCGACAATGACAACAACAATACACTGATAATTCCCCACATCCGTTACTACTTCCCGGTTAGTGATTCCCTTTCCTTCGTCGTCGGCCCCACAGGCATTGGCTACAACGACATCACAGATAACGTGACTCCTGCCACAATCGCCGATGATGGTAACGGAATTCCCTCACTATTTGGCAAAAATAGTCCTCTCTTCGAGCGGGGTGGCGGCGGTGCAGCTGCTAACTTGAATATCAGCCAAAACTTAGTTCTCACCTTGGGCTATTTAGCGAACAATCCCAACGTTCCATCAGCGCAAAATGGGTTATTTGATGGCGGCTACAACGCCCTTGCACATTTGGTATATTACGGCAAGCAAGGATCTATTGGTGTCGCTTACTCTCATGGCTATACCCCTGCTGGCTCTGTAGATATCACCGCCGGTAGGGGCAGTGCTTTATCAGGCGCTCCCTTTGGAAACACCATTGCTACTTCCAACAGCATTGTTGGTGCACAGGGATACTATCGCTTTTCCCCAAATTTCCAGATTCACTCTTGGGGTGGTTATATCTGGTCAACTGCCAAAAACTCTGGTTTGAGTGATATTTCCAATGGCAGAGGTGGAACAGATTCTCTCTTCGTGAACAATGGTGATAATGCCAATGCCTGGTTTGGGGCGATTGGTATGTCGTTTCCTGATGTGGGCGGTAAGGGAAACTTGCCGGGAATTCTCTTTGGTATACCGCCGCGTGTCTCTAACAGTGATGTTCGTCAAGACCGAGACAACGCTTATCATATCGAAGCATTTTATCGTTATCGACTAAATGACAACATTTCAGTAACTCCTGGTTTTTGGGTGATTCTCAACCCAGAAAACGACAGCAGAAATGATACGCAGTATGTGGGTGTGCTTCGGACAACGTTCGATTTTTAA
- a CDS encoding TIGR04376 family protein yields MGLFDDLSRFLENRLEEFLRNNPHLELEALLEQLREQEEDTLKLIADLKLQEKRSEEEILSTAQEIQRWHIRIQKAKNANREDLAAAAGEREAALLREGNQRWGHMQGLKERINQSQELLQKIQQRRQEVQAKAAEAQTARAKAQTQQRSESIGWSNKTSSYSGGFDDLEEKFRSWETQDELEQMKRNMQK; encoded by the coding sequence GTGGGCTTATTTGATGATTTGAGTCGGTTTCTAGAAAACCGTTTAGAAGAATTCTTGCGTAACAATCCACATTTGGAGTTAGAGGCGCTGCTAGAACAGCTGCGTGAGCAAGAAGAAGATACATTAAAGCTGATCGCAGATTTAAAATTACAAGAGAAGCGATCGGAAGAAGAAATTCTCTCCACCGCTCAAGAAATTCAGCGTTGGCATATCCGGATTCAAAAAGCCAAAAACGCTAATAGAGAGGATTTGGCAGCGGCGGCGGGTGAGCGAGAAGCAGCCCTATTGCGCGAAGGAAATCAGCGCTGGGGACACATGCAAGGGCTGAAAGAACGCATTAACCAATCTCAAGAACTACTGCAAAAAATTCAGCAACGGCGACAGGAAGTGCAAGCTAAAGCGGCCGAAGCACAGACAGCCCGTGCGAAAGCGCAAACCCAGCAGCGCTCAGAAAGCATTGGTTGGTCGAATAAAACTAGTAGTTATTCTGGTGGTTTTGATGACTTAGAAGAGAAGTTCCGTAGCTGGGAAACTCAGGATGAATTAGAACAAATGAAGCGGAATATGCAGAAGTAA